In Glycine max cultivar Williams 82 chromosome 10, Glycine_max_v4.0, whole genome shotgun sequence, the DNA window AACTCTTTGGATGCATTGAAACTGCAGGAAAAACTGGCCTTGGATAGAAAACTTCATAGGAGATGTGATACTATTCTTCTGTCTTTGCAACACCCCCCTACATACACTGTTGGCAAAAGGCAAACTGTTCACAATTTGTTAATCCCCCAATCCGAGTTTGTTACATGGAGGAATTTATGATGGCATGGCGCTGATGTGAAAGCCAAGAGTTGGGCTAATTCTTTCCCTGAGGATGCAACTTGGGAGTTCCTGTATGATTTGCAATTACGTTTTCCAGATtttcaaccttgaggacaaggttgtttTTGAGGGGGACCATATGTTACATGGAGGAATTTATGATGGCATGGTGCTGACGTGAAAGCCAAGTTGACAATTCTGTTATTTCTGTTATTCAGTTGTTTGAAGGTTGTTAAGAATCAGTTTCATTAATTAGCAAATTGTATATGATTTCTCTAAATTGAGCAAGTATAAAAGCTCAATTCTACTGTGTAATCAAGGATCCAATTTTCATAAATACAATTGTTACTGATTCAACCATTTCTCTATCTCTATTTTCTATTCTCTATTTTACTTCAACCAGAGACTCGAAGCCTGTTCTTCATTCTCAGGCGACCTGTTGAAGGTTTCTGGCATCAGAGTTGGACAAAATTGGAGCTGAACTTCACTACATGCGAAGGGGAGGAGACATTACATTTCATGGTCCCTACCAGGCCATTTTGCATCCTATCATATCGCTCCGCACCATGGGACTCGATGCTCGATGTTTTGTGGAGAAGATTGAGTTAACCATGATTGAACTGGCTGCTACATACTGTGTGAAAGCTTGTCCTGGACAAAGTGGTGAGACTGGGGTATGGATTGGAGAAAGGAAGATAGGTGCGATTGGTGTTCGGATATCAAGTGGAATCACTTCTCATGGGATGGCATTTAACATTGATCCTGATTTGAGCTACTTTAAGCACATTGTTCCCTGTGGAATTGCAGATATAGAAGTAACATCTTTGAGAAGGGAGACAGATTCTGTTCTTCCTGAGGAAGAAATAATACAGGAGCAGTTGATTTCATGTTTTGCAAGAATCTTCAGTTATAGGGACCTAATCTGGAAGGAGGAtgcttcaatatttttttgataaagaAACTGAATGAGATTAAGCTATTTTAGCTAGCAGATAATTGTataacatttgttttttttttctttctttcgttCTTTGAGAAATCTTGCATGATAGTACATAAATGGGTTAAATCCTGTGCATTCtgcatttgtttgttttattttattttttctgattttttgtgATAGACTGATAGTTGATAATGATCAACCTAATTCAATAGATTGATTCCAAGATTTAAATAATATGTTGTGTGTTGAATGATAAAAACACATTACTCAACTTCATATATTTGATTGTTTGTGACTTGAAAAGTAGATAGAAATTTAATTTGGGTGTAGTGACGATGAAAAAATGcatctttataatattaagatGTTGATTCCCTCATCCTCACACTCATCCTATCTGGATTTTGGAGCCACTTTCACTAACGAGTACTGCACATGTTAAATAGTATTAGTGAGTACTTGGTAGGTAGGTAGTGTGTTGTGATGCTAACAtgagttggaacttggaagtGGTCTTCGTGACCGTGTGTGCTAATAGCTAAATAATTATTGCTGTGGCATATTTATTCCTATTAAGATCGGGTGTGGAAAATCAGATCAGAGATTGAGACTATACTTCATATGTTGGGGGATTGTTGTGATGATGAATCTGTTTGGTTGGCTGTTGAGGCTTCAaacttcaattaaatttcttttccaATCAGAACAAGTTTACCTCTGTCACGTGACCAAACAAATAGCAATGCAAAGAGCATAATAACCATAAGGAGAATTACGGAGTTTCCGATAACAACTAAGACAACAAGCTCGTGAA includes these proteins:
- the LOC100800573 gene encoding octanoyltransferase LIP2, mitochondrial: MGMKGLRSLEVWKLGVVNSLDALKLQEKLALDRKLHRRCDTILLSLQHPPTYTVGKRQTVHNLLIPQSEFLDKIGAELHYMRRGGDITFHGPYQAILHPIISLRTMGLDARCFVEKIELTMIELAATYCVKACPGQSGETGVWIGERKIGAIGVRISSGITSHGMAFNIDPDLSYFKHIVPCGIADIEVTSLRRETDSVLPEEEIIQEQLISCFARIFSYRDLIWKEDASIFF